Proteins from a genomic interval of Dasania marina DSM 21967:
- a CDS encoding putative metalloprotease CJM1_0395 family protein — MITSIGANNFSLHASTVSAFTSTGREAVGLENLEAKDDLLAPIEESPKNQQALNDEQEDGIDSDGRNQERQSDAEPGSDQDSSDQSGLDDSELAQLRELRSRDAEVRAHEAAHAGVGGQYAGAPSYSYETGPNGVKYAVGGEVSISLPANSDNPQQTLQAADQVQRAALAPADPSGQDRQVAASAARLAISARAELRAQQTEERRLTAAERAETKSESELKEAQRKNRIESVRSSNFLSSNLSTPENVSGVNSPGQLLDQTA; from the coding sequence ATGATTACCAGCATAGGTGCTAACAATTTTTCCTTACACGCCAGCACGGTGTCAGCATTTACCAGTACTGGGCGTGAAGCCGTAGGTTTAGAAAACCTAGAGGCCAAAGACGATCTACTGGCCCCCATAGAAGAATCCCCCAAAAACCAACAAGCCTTAAACGACGAGCAAGAAGATGGTATCGATAGTGATGGCCGCAACCAAGAGCGGCAATCTGATGCTGAGCCTGGCTCAGATCAAGACAGCTCAGATCAAAGCGGCTTAGACGATAGCGAGCTGGCGCAATTGCGTGAGCTTAGATCCAGAGATGCCGAAGTCAGAGCCCATGAAGCCGCCCATGCTGGCGTGGGTGGGCAATATGCCGGCGCGCCCTCATATAGTTATGAAACAGGCCCCAATGGCGTGAAGTATGCGGTGGGGGGGGAAGTTTCTATTTCTTTACCTGCCAATTCCGATAACCCACAGCAAACCTTGCAAGCCGCCGATCAGGTACAGCGGGCAGCGCTGGCCCCCGCAGACCCTTCTGGGCAGGATAGGCAGGTAGCGGCTAGCGCGGCTAGGCTGGCAATATCGGCTAGGGCCGAGCTTAGGGCGCAGCAAACGGAAGAAAGACGTTTAACGGCCGCCGAAAGAGCTGAGACTAAAAGTGAGAGTGAATTAAAAGAAGCGCAGCGTAAAAACCGTATAGAGTCGGTGCGTAGCAGTAACTTTTTGAGTAGCAATTTATCCACCCCAGAGAATGTGTCTGGGGTTAACAGCCCTGGCCAGTTACTAGACCAAACGGCCTAG
- a CDS encoding DUF3094 family protein translates to MTNKRELSPEDQQKVDQFLQRGVNSVTRKPFKPLKLLAILLLMVTGLSVFSLLLAKAAGL, encoded by the coding sequence ATGACTAATAAACGTGAATTATCCCCCGAAGATCAACAGAAGGTTGATCAGTTTCTCCAGCGTGGTGTCAACTCGGTAACGCGCAAACCTTTTAAGCCTTTGAAGTTATTGGCCATTTTATTGCTGATGGTGACTGGCCTGAGTGTGTTCAGTTTGCTACTGGCAAAAGCGGCAGGTCTATAG
- a CDS encoding HYR domain-containing protein, giving the protein MRIVCLLVMLMLSSHQAMAAKGGKSGEKGGKDRAAPSIEVPAGLTVEAESAAGAVVTYTVTVSDNKDDQPSYSCSPASGALFPLATTIVTCTAADSRGNQSQASFAVNVLDSQPPLLNLPDTIQLETEAATSVAVDFQVSASDLVDGNTAVACMPLSGSLFSVGESTVQCNSVDQAGNTVTASFLVLVNSVELEPDNPSWQPSTITVNWQPPATRADGSPLPITELGGYDLYIVAETSGSDRVVNIANPTENSYVYNPEVADTYHFSIASYDSNGISSVLSNTVSVVIE; this is encoded by the coding sequence ATGCGTATTGTCTGTTTATTAGTCATGTTAATGTTGTCGTCTCATCAGGCTATGGCAGCCAAAGGGGGTAAAAGCGGTGAAAAAGGGGGTAAGGACAGAGCCGCGCCTTCTATAGAGGTTCCTGCGGGTCTGACGGTTGAGGCCGAATCGGCCGCTGGTGCGGTAGTTACTTATACGGTGACCGTTAGCGATAATAAGGACGACCAGCCCAGTTATTCATGCAGTCCTGCATCAGGGGCATTATTTCCATTGGCCACGACTATAGTCACTTGCACGGCCGCAGATAGCAGGGGTAACCAAAGCCAGGCTAGCTTTGCGGTGAATGTGCTGGATAGCCAACCGCCACTATTAAACTTACCGGACACTATACAGCTGGAAACAGAAGCAGCGACGTCTGTGGCCGTGGATTTTCAGGTGTCTGCCAGTGACTTGGTGGATGGCAATACAGCCGTGGCCTGTATGCCATTATCGGGCAGTTTGTTTAGTGTAGGTGAGAGCACGGTGCAGTGTAATAGCGTGGACCAAGCCGGCAATACGGTTACGGCCAGTTTTTTAGTGCTAGTTAATAGCGTAGAGTTAGAGCCAGACAATCCTAGCTGGCAGCCTAGTACCATTACCGTAAACTGGCAGCCCCCGGCTACTCGAGCTGATGGTTCGCCACTGCCGATTACCGAGCTGGGTGGTTATGATCTTTATATCGTGGCTGAAACAAGTGGCAGCGATCGTGTGGTCAATATTGCCAATCCGACAGAAAATAGCTATGTCTACAACCCAGAAGTTGCCGATACCTATCACTTCTCTATAGCCTCTTACGATAGCAATGGGATAAGCAGCGTATTGTCTAATACGGTGTCAGTAGTTATAGAATAA